In Labrus bergylta chromosome 11, fLabBer1.1, whole genome shotgun sequence, one genomic interval encodes:
- the LOC136180550 gene encoding TOG array regulator of axonemal microtubules protein 2-like: protein MKKIDGLKRVQDLAQNHLEVLKTKLHDVCLVLIMEVKNLRSTVATEAMCTLADMYVRLQKAMDPEVEATGQALLLKLAQTTSAFIHEQANLALQAMVENCSHARVLNALLNKGLSHGCVAV from the exons ATGAAGAAAATTGACGGCTTGAAAAGAGTTCAAGATCTTGCACAGAACCACTTGGAGGTCCTCAAAACCAAACTCCATGATGTGTGCCTGGTTCTCATAATGGAG GTGAAAAACCTTCGCTCCACTGTCGCCACTGAGGCTATGTGCACCTTAGCCGACATGTATGTTCGACTCCAGAAGGCCATGGACCCAGAGGTTGAGGCTACAGGTCAGGCCCTGCTGCTCAAACTGGCACAAACCACCAGTGCCTTTATTCATGAGCAGGCCAATCTTGCACTACAAGCCATGGTGGAAAACTGTAGCCATGCTCGGGTCCTGAACGCCCTGTTGAACAAAGGGCTCAG CCAcggttgtgttgctgtgtga
- the LOC109996708 gene encoding tapasin-related protein, whose amino-acid sequence MSFFLMLNLFLILCAGVHGVPQVSWLPCQFVDEHVFLNSLNHTETQLVHRQALLQFGQKGDAPVNPHGITFLVTGSKLDLRRYLEGAEAEQVECEIYRFSTSGIHIRWPVKGDHEYNRWFTCTLKHTRGLFKVTGILRHPTDQPPSGQPDYHSWAPIEDRETLTTTVALVTKTRTPSVSARLSSKQKLHCQFAVDHKAPHITVEWQWHQYGRRDELFSYDSSTGQTQGSGVSLKNLTQGDASLTIPRTDTSHEGKYVCSVSVNPLSMKMDINLHIEEAPRVSLNVGPALSLQEGEEQKISCVVEGYYPLDVETIWYSEKLSASGQKGGVSRSKVSYSVQRTSHIRNTDDTYKLTASFYLTASLRDTGREFTCSVSHQSLREPIIKGFTLTVTEPSFWALYLAVDLFLVFIVCKMLPYLIRRGKRKSMQKLYRAALKQTNMKEEESLLH is encoded by the exons atgagTTTCTTCTTAATGTTAAATCTTTTCCTGATTCTGTGTGCAG GTGTGCATGGTGTCCCTCAGGTGTCCTGGCTGCCCTGTCAGTTCGTCGATGAACATGTGTTTTTGAATAGTTTAAACCACACAGAGACTCAGCTCGTCCACAGACAGGCTCTGCTGCAGTTTGGTCAGAAAGGAGACGCTCCTGTTAACCCACATGGCATCACTTTCCTGGTCACTG GATCTAAGCTGGACCTGAGGCGGTACTTAGAGGGAGCGGAAGCAGAGCAGGTGGAGTGTGAGATTTATCGATTCAGCACATCTGGAATCCACATCCGCTGGCCGGTTAAGGGGGACCATGAGTACAACCGCTGGTTCACCTgcaccctgaaacacacaaggggCCTGTTCAAAGTCACCGGCATCCTCAGACACCCAACTGACCAACCCCCCTCAGGACAGCCCGACTATCACAGCTGGGCTCCTAttgaagacagagagacactCACAACAACAG TCGCCTTGGTCACTAAAACACGAACTCCGTCAGTGAGCGCACGCCTGAGCTCCAAACAAAAGCTTCACTGTCAGTTTGCTGTTGACCATAAAGCACCTCACATTACTGTGGAGTGGCAGTGGCATCAGTATGGAAGGAGAGACGAGCTCTTTAGCTACGACAGCAGCACGGGACAGACCCAGGGGAGCGGGGTCTCCCTGAAGAACCTTACACAGGGGGATGCTTCTTTAACCATTCCTCGCACCGATACGAGCCATGAAGGGAAGTACGTCTGCTCTGTGTCCGTGAATCCACTGTCCATGAAAATGGACATAAATCTGCATATCGAAG AAGCTCCTCGTGTCTCCCTCAACGTCGgccccgctctctctctgcaggagggCGAGGAGCAGAAGATATCTTGTGTGGTGGAGGGTTACTATCCTCTGGATGTGGAGACAATTTGGTACAGTGAGAAACTGTCTGCATCGGGCCAGAAGGGGGGTGTTTCCCGTTCCAAGGTTTCCTACAGCGTCCAGCGGACCAGCCACATTCGAAACACGGACGATACCTACAAGCTGACGGCTTCCTTCTACCTCACGGCCTCGCTCAGGGACACAGGGAGAGAGTTCACATGCAGCGTCTCACATCAGTCCCTCAGAGAGCCCATCATAAAGGGCTTCACCCTGACTGTTACTG AGCCGAGCTTCTGGGCGTTGTACCTCgctgttgatttgtttttggtgTTCATCGTGTGCAAGATGCTGCCTTATCTGATAAGGCGAG gaaaaagaaaatcaatgcaG AAGCTGTACCGAGCAGCTCTCAAACAGACCAACATGAAGGAGGAAGAAAGTCTTTTACATTAA
- the gemin4 gene encoding gem-associated protein 4 → MMSKDWAVLQGAFLLADKLCLPSSLSSLQKADWSKVGNPVLDAVKEISRLNENPSSSTVGWIKKTVCAVWLKLLCREAGEDVETSWRENPFFSLQNGLPEVNHVVLLEVVKSLEAAQIFARLLLYLPQSQICTELDRLVQHVRSSPATQDDVRLFLDVWWELWKGRDEKKAGEEDNVEKMFAGQFARLSSESPGLTQQAAKRFKLDPADLPASSPNNDVLQILLQALKEIKHLIPTTDLCLQALSISLDALYTAFLIEQAVVLPTKDKLSVLSKAVSIREKNSDKLSPELIQEAQRDLHASHTPSQFQPSRMKFGDALKIITGLVEFWKNSGLLKVCESSASSRSAFKLEQSVQRVLTGLHATEEADNMTEKNSLRDLLVSLAFPAIESTADVNSRVTAMIISHHLDDYQDFAMLFASEMSWASCSEHWMDCLEKNQAAFQHPDTLIKLTSTLMSKLQGESTDVSQCRKLMKVLADIFSALSSQDKNKVVAAMLRLSSRGFFGRSVPSPVTDGFEQELNMAFNCIIQGGGGVAASQSNLNSAVSLVARVAYQNPEAALRSCCHSAVFNKSAFSLMAKILQQLPGLRGQRGREYAAQSDEEESVDELNSPLCRCLLEIINTKSLSANEKEQFLKFLSLLMMPVVSVEGGERNESFLPPQEVVNIFVLPHLSSTGRGSLDSELSVKLLHAALCVDVQDEASSPHWVMDCSPFPLLYVLAQLQNQTLRCWEQPPEGDVNHWSMDTKELLVSVLTMLGQLVGAEVSAAPSRWSRPLFWLYNKMEELDWTVRFHLKPVWREHFKNEVPSALLAVCDLPEQEWSGLDLPQYGPGTGLLAWMECCSVSDSLQSTMLARLSLDRRRPDHVSMFSKGLLVALSQTLPWCSLSQWSRLLSVLKELITSNRLHVPFSLEYVDYLPLLDLRKFSCELRLSVLLLRVLQLLCGSSCSDWLSGDGWAHVGRLYAHAVRDMMTSVRAKLHLPSSGALNVSTADPSCTSVTSPKDSVMDVRPAEDQMKVEEGEGERAPGQEVLFVLSQLFCHVQHIQVMMPGGQSEPLFLSCLEILSHYEAVMAAFPNSSSALESENTRHFFSTITANLENEEMKAVLRQKIAQLVSSAA, encoded by the exons ATGATGAGCAAAG ATTGGGCCGTTCTTCAGGGTGCCTTCCTCCTGGCTGATAAACTGTGTCTCCCCTCATCCCTGTCCTCGCTTCAGAAGGCTGACTGGAGCAAGGTGGGAAATCCAGTCCTGGATGCAGTCAAAGAAATCTCCAGACTAAATGAAAATCCTAGCTCTTCAACTGTTGGCTGGATAAAGAAAACAGTCTGTGCTGTGTGGCTGAAGCTGTTGTGCAGGGAGGCTGGAGAGGATGTAGAGACATCCTGGAGGGAGAACCCTTTCTTCTCCCTCCAAAACGGCCTCCCTGAAGTCAACCACGTCGTCCTGCTGGAGGTGGTGAAGTCACTGGAAGCTGCTCAGATATTCGCCCGCTTGCTGTTGTATCTCCCTCAGTCTCAGATCTGCACTGAGCTCGACAGGCTGGTGCAACACGTGAGGAGCAGCCCGGCTACTCAAGACGACGTGCGGCTTTTTCTGGACGTGTGGTGGGAACTGTGGAAAGGCCGAGATGAGAAGAAAGCAGGAGAAGAGGACAACGTGGAGAAGATGTTTGCTGGACAATTTGCTCGTCTCTCCTCTGAGTCCCCCGGTTTGACTCAACAGGCTGCCAAGAGGTTCAAACTAGACCCAGCAGATTTACCTGCGTCATCGCCAAATAATGATGTGCTGCAAATCCTCCTTCAAGCACTTAAAGAGATAAAACATCTCATACCTACGACAGACCTTTGCCTCCAGGCTCTCTCCATTTCTCTTGATGCTCTTTACACAGCGTTCCTTATAGAACAAGCAGTCGTACTTCCGACCAAAGACAAGTTGAGCGTCCTGTCCAAAGCTGTAAGCATCAGAGAAAAGAACAGTGACAAACTGAGTCCTGAGCTCATTCAGGAGGCTCAGAGAGACCTGCATGCCTCTCACACACCATCTCAGTTTCAGCCCAGCAGGATGAAGTTCGGTGACGCCTTGAAGATTATAACAGGACTTGTTGAGTTCTGGAAAAACAGCGGGCTCCTGAAAGTGTGTGAAAGCTCTGCGTCTAGCCGCTCGGCATTTAAGCTGGAACAAAGTGTCCAGAGAGTCCTGACAGGTCTACATGCAACAGAAGAAGCCGATAACATGACTGAGAAGAACTCACTCAGAGATCTGCTGGTGTCGCTGGCTTTCCCTGCTATCGAGAGCACAGCAGATGTGAACTCCAGGGTCACAGCGATGATCATCAGTCACCACCTGGACGACTATCAGGACTTTGCAATGTTGTTTGCCAGTGAGATGAGTTGGGCGTCTTGTAGCGAGCACTGGATGGACTGCCTGGAGAAGAACCAGGCAGCCTTCCAGCACCCGGACACGCTCATCAAACTCACCTCCACCCTCATGAGTAAACTCCAGGGTGAGAGCACAGACGTGAGCCAGTGCAGGAAGCTGATGAAAGTCCTCGCCGACATATTCTCTGCACTCTCCtcacaagacaaaaacaaagtggtGGCTGCAATGTTGAGACTGTCCAGCAGGGGATTCTTTGGGCGCTCTGTCCCCTCTCCTGTGACTGACGGGTTCGAACAGGAGCTCAACATGGCCTTCAACTGCATCATCCAAGGAGGGGGCGGAGTGGCGGCGTCGCAGAGCAATCTGAACTCGGCTGTCTCTTTGGTAGCGCGAGTCGCCTATCAGAATCCAGAGGCTGCTCTGAGGTCTTGTTGTCATTCTGCTGTGTTCAATAAAAGTGCTTTCTCTCTGATGGCTAAgatcctgcagcagctgcctgGACTCCgaggacagagggggagagaataCGCAGCgcagagtgatgaagaggaaagTGTAGATGAATTAAACAGTCCTCTCTGCAGATGTCTGCTGGAGATCATCAACACTAAATCATTGTCTGCTAATGAAAAAGAGCAGTTCCTCAAGTTCCTGAGCCTGCTGATGATGCCCGTTGTAAGCGTtgagggaggagaaagaaatgaaagttTTCTGCCACCTCAGGAGGTCGTGAACATCTTTGTCCTGCCTCATCTCTCCTCTACGG GTCGAGGCAGCTTGGATTCAGAACTGAGTGTGAAGCTTCTGCATGCCGCTCTGTGTGTGGACGTCCAGGATGAAGCTTCATCTCCTCACTGGGTGATGGACTGTTCTCCCTTTCCTCTGCTCTACGTCCTCGCACAGCTGCAAAACCAGACACTCAG GTGTTGGGAGCAGCCACCAGAGGGCGATGTCAACCACTGGTCCATGGACACCAAGGAGCTGCTGGTGTCGGTGCTAACCATGCTGGGGCAGCTGGTGGGTGCAGAGGTGTCGGCGGCCCCCAGCAGGTGGTCCAGACCTCTGTTCTGGCTCTACAACAAGATGGAGGAACTGGACTGGACCGTTCGGTTCCACCTGAAGCCCGTGTGGAGGGAACACTTTAAAAACGAGGTTCCCTCCGCTCTGCTGGCCGTGTGTGATCTGCCTGAGCAG GAGTGGTCAGGTCTGGACCTGCCTCAGTACGGCCCGGGAACAGGTCTCCTGGCCTGGATGGAGTGCTGCTCTGTATCCGACTCCCTTCAGTCCACCATGTTGGCCCGTCTCTCTCTGGACCGGCGCCGGCCCGACCACGTCAGCATGTTCAGCAAAGGCCTGCTGGTGGCTCTGAGCCAGACTCTGCCCTGGTGCTCGCTCTCCCAGTGGAGCAGACTGCTGAGCGTCCTGAAGGAGCTGATCACCTCCAACCGCCTCCACGTTCCCTTCTCGCTCGAGTACGTAGACTACCTGCCCCTCCTCGATCTGAGGAAGTTCTCCTGCGAGCTGCGTCTGTCCGTCCTCCTGCTGCGAGTGCTCCAGCTGCTCTGCGGGTCAAGCTGCTCGGACTGGCTCTCGGGAGATGGCTGGGCCCACGTGGGCCGGTTATACGCCCACGCTGTGAGGGACATGATGACATCGGTGAGAGCCAAGCTGCATCTTCCTTCCTCTGGTGCTCTGAATGTTTCAACGGCCGACCCTTCCTGCACTTCAGTCACGTCTCCTAAAGACTCAGTGATGGACGTCAGACCAGCAGAGGACCagatgaaggtggaggagggggagggggagagggctCCCGGCCAGGAAGTCCTTTTTGTTCTCAGCCAGCTCTTCTGCCATGTTCAGCACATCCAG GTGATGATGCCCGGAGGTCAGAGTGAACCCTTGTTCCTGTCCTGTCTGGAGATCCTCAGCCACTACGAGGCCGTCATGGCCGCGTTCCCCAACAGCAGCAGCGCGCTGGAGAGCGAGAACACCCGTCACTTTTTCTCCACCATCACCGCCAACCTGGAGAACGAGGAGATGAAGGCCGTGCTGCGGCAGAAGATCGCTCAGCTGGTGTCCTCTGCTGCTTGA